Within the Pseudonocardia sp. HH130630-07 genome, the region GACCGAGACCGCCGGGTCGCCCTGCCAGGCCTCGGCGATCTCCCGGCGCATCCGCGCGACCAGCTGGGCGCGGGACTCCATCACCACCCGCCCGTCCTCGACCGACAGCAGCAACGTCGACCCGGCGGCCAGGCCCAGATCACGACGGACCTGGGCCGGGATCAGGATCCGGCCGTCCCGGTTGACAACCACCTCGACCCGGTCAGGCTCGCCGATCTGCTCTGTCATACTAGCCCGGGGCTTTCATCGCGGTTCGCCGAGCGGGGCGTGTCAGAAGGCTGGAGGGTGCCACTGACCAGCAAGGATGGGGATTGCTGAGGTCCCGTATCCGCGCGAATCAGGAGCACCCTCCAGGTGAAGAAGGCTATCGGGTTCTACTCGTGCCCGGACATCGACACGGCCGCGACAGCGGTGGTGTCGCATGCCGGGACGAGGCTGCTGACCGAGACCATCGGCAAGGTCGGGCTCGACCACGCTCTGTCGCAGGCGTTGGAACCGTGGCGGCCGCGGTTGGCGGTGCACGACCCGGCGAAGGTCCTGCTCGATCTCGCGTTGACGCTGGCCGCCGGCGGGGACTGCCTGTCCGACATCGCGCTGTTGCGTGCGGAGCCCGCTCTGTTCGGTCCGGTGGCCTCAGACCCGACGGTCTCCCGCACGGTAGATCGCCTCGCCGCCGACTCGACCGCGGTGTTGGCGGCGATCGATGCCGCCCGCGCCACGGCTCGGGCGAAGGTGTGGGCGCTGGCCGGTTCCGCCGCTCCCGACCACCAGACGGACGCGGCGAACCCGCTGGTCATCGACGTGGATGCCACCCTGATCACCGCCCACTCGGACAAGCAGGGCGCCGCACCGACGTTCAAGAAGGGCTTCGGGCACCATCCGTTGTGGGCGTTCTGCGACCACGGCGCGGCCGGGACCGGTGAGCCTCTCGCGGCGCTGCTACGCCCCGGGAACGCCGGGTCGAACACCGCCACCGACCACGTCACCGTCATCCGGGCGGCGCTGCGCCAGCTCCCCGACCACCGCCCGGGCAACCGTCCCGGCCGCAAAGTTCTGATCCGGGTCGACGGCGCAGGTGCCTCGCATGAGCTCCTCGACTGGCTGGCCGGGCAGCGTCTGTCCTATTCAGTCGGCTTCGGGCTGTCCCAGGCTCTGGTCGACCAGCTCGCCGCGCTCCCGGCCACGGACTGGCAGACCGCGCTCGATGCCGACCGCGAGCCCCGTCCCGGAGCCTGGGTCATCGAGGCGACCGGCCTGATGAACTTGACCTCCTGGCCGAAAGGGATGCGGGTGATCGTCCGCCGCGAGCGCCCGCACCCCGGCGCGCAGCTACGGATCACCGACCCGGACGGGTTGCGCTACACCGCATTCGCCACCAACACACACCCCGGTGGAGCGGGCCGCCAACTCGCCGACCTCGAGCTACGACACCGCCGCCGGGCCCGCGCCGAGGACCGCATCCGGGCGGCGAAGGACACCGGGCTGACCAACCTGCCCTTGCACGAGCTCGACCAGAACCGGATCTGGCAGGCCGTTGTCGCGCTCGCCTGCGAGGTCACCGCCTGGGCGCAGATGCTCGCCTACACCGACCACCCGGCGCGGCGCTGGGAACCGAAACGACTCCGGCTGCGGCTGTTCTCCCAGCCCGCACAGCGAGCCCGGCACGCCCGCCGAACCGTCCTGCACCTGCCCGCCCACGCACCCTGAGCCAGGCTGCTCTGCGAAGGCCTCGCCCGGCTGCGCGCACTCGCCGTCCCCGGCTGAGCCCGACCCCGCCGTCACGACGACCCAGGACCCCGACCGGACCAGTGGAAACCGGCGCCCACCCGAGCGACCTCGGCTGAACTGTCACACCCGCCAGGCAGAATCAGCGCCACCACACCGACGAGCACCGGTGTCGATCAAGCCGGGACTGCCCGACGAAAGATCCGGGCTAGTGAG harbors:
- a CDS encoding AbrB/MazE/SpoVT family DNA-binding domain-containing protein, whose amino-acid sequence is MTEQIGEPDRVEVVVNRDGRILIPAQVRRDLGLAAGSTLLLSVEDGRVVMESRAQLVARMRREIAEAWQGDPAVSVTDELLAERRADAAAEDAR
- a CDS encoding IS1380 family transposase, whose amino-acid sequence is MKKAIGFYSCPDIDTAATAVVSHAGTRLLTETIGKVGLDHALSQALEPWRPRLAVHDPAKVLLDLALTLAAGGDCLSDIALLRAEPALFGPVASDPTVSRTVDRLAADSTAVLAAIDAARATARAKVWALAGSAAPDHQTDAANPLVIDVDATLITAHSDKQGAAPTFKKGFGHHPLWAFCDHGAAGTGEPLAALLRPGNAGSNTATDHVTVIRAALRQLPDHRPGNRPGRKVLIRVDGAGASHELLDWLAGQRLSYSVGFGLSQALVDQLAALPATDWQTALDADREPRPGAWVIEATGLMNLTSWPKGMRVIVRRERPHPGAQLRITDPDGLRYTAFATNTHPGGAGRQLADLELRHRRRARAEDRIRAAKDTGLTNLPLHELDQNRIWQAVVALACEVTAWAQMLAYTDHPARRWEPKRLRLRLFSQPAQRARHARRTVLHLPAHAP